The nucleotide sequence CGCCGGCCGGGGAGGCGGGGGATGCCGGGCTGAGTACGCGCATGAGGTGGGGTCTTCGGGACGTCCGTCGCACGGACGGGGCGGGAGGGCGGCCGGGGTGGGCCGGTCGCACACGTACGGACCGGAACGCCGTACGTCCTTGGCAGCGTACCCACCCGCTTCCGGCGGGCCCGGCGCCGGGTGGCCCGGTCGCGCGTCCCCGGCTGGTCCGGGGCGCCGGCGCCCGCTGCCCTCCCCCGCGCGAAAGCCGGTGGTGGCGCCGCGGGGTTCCCCTGCCCCCGCGGCGCCACCACCGGCGGTCCCCGCCTCCCCCCGGGAGCGGAGTCCGCGGTGGTACGGCCGGTCAGCCCCAGACGCTGGTGTAGTTGTACTGGCGGTCGTAACGGGGCGTCCAAAGGCTCGGGTACGGCTCGGCGATGTTGCCGCAGGTGCCGAGCCGGATCGCTTCCCGGCGGCCGGCGTCCATCAGGCACTTGCCGCTGGCGGCCTCGACGATCTCCCAGTGGTCGTTGCCGCGGTCGACCCAGCGGAACAGCTGGCCGGGGCCCTGGCAGTGGCCGATCACCATCGGGGTGCCGTCGGCGACGGCGGCGTTCTGGGCGCCCACGCAGTACCTGCCGTAGACGCCGATCATGAACAGGCCCGGGGTGCCGGAGGGCTGGAAGTAGAAGCGCTGGTGCAGTTTGCCCTTGCAGTCGTAGCGCTGGACGATCGCGCCGGGGCTCTGCGACTCACCGCGCACGTCCATGCACTGCCACGAGTACGAGGCCCGCATCTCGTAGATCGCGGCGTTGGTGATCCAGCCGGTGTAGCGGATCGGCGGATCGGCAGCCTGTGCCGCACTGGGGACCAGCAGAACGAACAGCGACACCAGGACCGCGGCTATCCCACCGCGGCGCACACTTCGAGCCACTTTTCCTCCTTTGTTGCCCGGATTCCGACCGGCGTTCTGACCCGACGTGATGATCTGATGGCTCGTCGTGATCGCGCCGGGACGCCCTGAACCTAGTGGGCGCCAGGGCCGGGCTGTACCGCCGTTTCAGGGGGGTTGTGTGGGTGCGGGTGAGGTGCCATGAGCGTGGGTTCGGGTCTGCACCGGGCGCACGCGTTCATGGTGCTGGCGACCGGCCTGTACCGGGCCAGCCATCTGGTGGTCGGTGTCCTCGCGGTGGTCCAGCACCAGCGCGCGAGCGTGCTGTCGTGGCTCGCGCTCGCGGCGGCGCTGGGTTCGAGCGTCGCGGTCTTCGCCCCGGCCCGGTCGCGTCGCCGGTTCGGTGTGCGGGCGGCGCTCGTGGACGTCGGACTCGTCGGCTGCGCGCTGCCGTTCGTCGTGTACGCGGGCGGTGCGGACCGGGCGCCGGGCCTGTCCTGGGTGATGCTGCTCGGCGGGTCGGCGAGCGCGGTCTGCGCGGTCGCGTTCGTCCGGACGCCGGCGGTGGCCGGTGCCGTCGCGGCGCTGGTGGCCACCCACACGGCCGGGTACTGGCTGGCCGGAGCGGATGTCGCGGTGATCGCCTCCCACCTCAACGCCCTGGTGTCGTCGGCCGTGTTGTCCCGGGTGTTCTGGTGGTACCTGCGCCGCCAGGGCGGTCTGCTCGACGCGGCCACGGAGCAGGCCCTCGCCGCCGAGGCCGAACGCGCCCGGTACGCCGAGCGCATCGCCCATCACCGGGCGCTGCACGACACGGTGCTGGCGACGCTCACCGCGATCGCGAGCGGCCGGGCCGACGCCGACGCGCCGTCCGTGCGCGAGCGGTGCGGCCGGGAGGCGGCGTATCTGCGTCGGCTCGTGCAGCAGCACGCCCGCGAGGACGTCGCGCCGGGCACGGCGGCGGCCGTCGAGCGCGCGGTGCGTGCGGCGGAGGGCCTGGGGCTGCGGGTCACCGCGCAGTACGGGCGCCTGCGGGAGATGCCTCCGCACGCGGCCGCGGCGCTGGGCAGCGCGGTGACCGAGGCGTTGAACAACGTGCTGCGGCACTCCGGGACCGACCACGCGTACGTGACGGTCACGGGTGACGGCGAAGGCGTCGAGGTGACCGTGGTCGACCGCGGCTCCGGCTTCGACCCGCGGGCCGTCCGCGAAGGGCTGGGACTGCGTTCCTCGGTCGGCGCGCGGATGCGCGAGGCGGGGGGCGCCGCGGAGGTGGACAGCGCGCCCGGCGAGGGCACTCGTATCGCCCTGCGGTGGCCGGCGTGATCAGGGTGGCCGTGGTGGACGACGACCGGATGCTGCTCGACGGGCTGCGGGCCTGGCTGGACGGCGTGCCCGAGGTGCGGCTGGCTGCGACGGCGGGCACGGTGGACGACCTGCTCGCCGGGGCCGGTTCGGCCGAAGTCGGCGGTCCGGTGCCGTACGACGTCGTCCTGCTGGACCTGGTGCTCGGCGACGGGTCGCAGCCGCCGGACAACATCGGGCGGCTGCGGGCCGCCGGCCCGCGGGTGCTGGTGATCAGCGCTGTGGCCGACCGGCGCCGGATCGTCGCCGCGATCGCGGCGGGCGCGGACGGCTATCTCACCAAGGACCACGATCTGCCGACGCTGGTGAAGGCGGTCGAGGAGGTGGCCGGGGGCGGGACGGCGCACTCCGCCGAACTCGCCTTCGCCTGGGCGCACGACGACGGCCCGGTACGGCCGAGCCTGTCGCCGAAGGAACGCCAGGTGCTGCTGGAGTACGCCTCCGGCCTCACCCTCAAGGCCACCGCGCGCCGGGCCGGGGTGAGTCCGCACACGGCCAAGTACTACCTGGACCGGGTGAAGGAGAAGTACCAGCAGGCGGGCCGCCCGACCTACACGAAGATCGACCTGGCGGCCCGCGTCCGCGAGGACGGGTGGGCGGAGGACTGACCGGGAAAGGCATCCGCAGGTTCCGTAATGCTCAATCGAATTGAGCATTGTGCGGCTCAGAAACGCGTCCGGCGAGTGCTCACCGAGCGCGGTGACTCGCCCTCTTCCGTGACGTCGCAGAACCATTCGGAAAAGGGGAATCCGCCGCCCGGCAATGCCGTACGCACGGCGAACAGCATCTGAACACACCACCGTTGACCAGGAGCGACAGCGGCTCGGACAGGGTCGGGGACTTCCGGTTCCATGCCTCTCGGCGCACCGTGGAAACGCATCGGCGGCCACGGCGCCGTTTCTTTTCGTCGGCCCTCTCCTGTAACCATGGCGCTCAATTCCCCACCCTTTTCGCAGGAGTCGAACGACCGTGAGCGAACAGCCACCCCAGTCGCCCGGAAACAGTCATCCGCAGTTCGGCGCGGCCGGGCGGTACGGCTCGTTCGGCCCGCCGCCCGGCGGCTGTCCCCCGCCCGGCCCCGCCCCGTTCCCGCCCGGCGCCCACCAGCCGCCCCCGGTGGCGTACCCCGTCGACCCCGACGCCCCGTACGGCTACGACCGCTTCGGCCGCCCCTGCTCCGACAAGATGAAGCTCATCGCCGGGCTGCTCCAGATCCTCGTCCCCTTCGGCGTGGGGCGTTTCTACGTCGGTTCGTGGGGCGTGGGCATCGCTCAACTGCTGACCTGCGGGGGCCTGGGCATCTGGTCGCTGATCGACGGCATCCTCTACCTCACGAGTGACGAGCGCACCGACGCGCGGGGGCGTGTCCTGCGTGACTGAGGGGACGGGACCCGCACGGCCCGGACGACGTCTGCTCCGGCATCCCGCGCTGGCGCCGGCGGCGGTTGTGGTGGCGGGAGCCGTGGGCGCCGTCCACCTGTGGGGCACGGATCCGCACGAGCCCGGCGGACTGCTGCCGAAGTGCCCGTTCCGGCTCGTGACCGGGCTGCTGTGCCCGGCCTGCGGGGGCACACGGATGGCCTACGACCTGATGCACGGCGACCTCGCCCACGCCTGGCTGGACAACAGGGCCCTGTTGCTCGCCGCGCCGCTGGCGCTGGCGCTGTGGGGACGGTGGACGGTCGAGGGCCTGCGCGGCCGGAGTTGGAGCCCGCGGATCGCCCGCCGGGGCCAGGCACTGATCCTGCTGACGGCGGTCGTCTGGACCGCCGTACGCAATGCCGTCTGAGGGCGCCCCCGGAACAGTGTGACGGCTCGTCGGAAACACATCGATCACTCAGCGTGAGCGTTTGGCCAGGAAAGGTGCCTCACCGTGCAACCGGGTCCCTACGCTGCCTGAACGTGGGAGGAACGCCCACCTCCGCTGATCCGTGGGCCGCTGTGCGTACGCGCATGCACGTGGTGACCGAGTTCCCCCGACTCCCGGGAAGTTCGTCCCGACTGTCACACCATCCCTTCTGGAGTAACACCATGTCCCACCGTTCCGAGGCCCCCTACGGCTACGACCCGCAGGGCCGCCCGTTCTCCGACAAGTCGAAGATCATCGCCGGCATCCTCCAGATCCTGCTGGGTCCCCTGGGCGTCGGCCGCTTCTACGTCGGCTCCGTGGGTATCGGTGTCGCCCAGCTGCTCACCTGCGGCGGTCTGGGTATCTGGTCGCTGATCGACGGCATCCTCTACCTGACGGGCAACGACCGCACCGACAAGCAGGGCCGTGTCCTGCGCAGCTGACGCCGCCACGACACTCCGGCGGCCGCACGCCGCGCGAGTCGAGGGCCCCGATCCGACCGACGGATCGGGGCCCTCGACGCATGGTGTGGACCGGTGCCTCGCCTCCGCTGAGTGACCGCCCCGGTCGATATTCACCATCAGTCGGGTTATCCCGGAGGAAAGACGACGTTTTCCGCAGCCTTTGCCACAGACCGGCAGAGCCGCATTTCCTACAGCGTTCACGCACCCACCTCATGGGTGTGTCGTCGGTCTCAACAGGGCTCATTGGCACAGGTTCTGACGAATATTCACGTGTTCCGCCGGTGATACCATCACCGCGATTGCGGATCGAACGGATGGGCGAAGAGTGACAAACCGCCTTCGGGACAGCCCAGGGCGGCGGTCCCGGTACGGGCGGCACTGCCCGGTCGTCCGCATTGACGGGAAATCAGCAAGCCGGCCGTCAGTCGCCTGAAGAGAGTCCTATGACCGAGTACACAGGGAACCCACTGCTCTGGGCTCTGCTCGTCGCCCTCATCGCCGCCGTCGCCCTCATCGCCCGCCAGCGCAGGGCATCGCGTGCATTGCGGCAGGAAGTCCAGGACCTGAAAAGTCATTACACAGAGCTGGAGACCGATTACGGAAAGTCTGTGCAGGCCGCTCAGGAGCGGGCCGAGGAGGAGACTAAAACCGTCCTGAAATCCGCGATGCGGACACTTCAGGGCCTCGCCGCGGAGCAGCAGTTGGTGCTCTCCCGGCTCCAGTCCAAGTACGGCGACTCGGCCATGTTGCAGGACCTGCTGGAAATCGACCACACCAACTCGCAGTTCGGCCGGCGCGCGCAGTCCATCGCGGTGCTGTGCGACGGCTGGCTGGGCGGCCGGCGTGACACCGCGTCCGTGTTCGACGTGGTCCGCAGCGCCCAGGGCCGCATCCGGCACTTCCGCCGGGTGGAGATCCTCTCCCAGGTCGACTTCGGCATCACCAGCCGGGCCGTGGAGCCCGTGGCCCTGGCGCTGGCCGAGCTGCTCGACAACGCCACCAGCTACTCCAGCCCCGACACCGTGGTCGAGATCAACATCCGGACCGTCCCCAAGGGTCTGTGTGTCATCGTCGACGACGCCGGTGTCGGTATGAGCAACGAGGAGCGCGTGCGCGCCGAGAAGCTCCTGTCGAGCGAGCGCGCCACAGGTGTGGCCGGGCTCGGCAATCCCCCGCAGTTCGGCTTCGCCGTCATCGGCCTGCTGTCCGAGCGCTTCGGCTTCGAGGCGTCGGTGGACTCCTCCTCCCCCTACGGCGGTGTGCGCGCGGTCGTCCTGCTGCCGCACGACCTGCTCACCGCGATGCCGGAGAAGAAGGCGCCGGCCGCCGCCCCGGCCGCGCGGACGGACGGCGGCCCCGAGGCCGCGCTCACCGCGCCCGCCTCCGACGACGGTCTCCCCCGCCGCCGTCGCAAGCGGCCGATGGCCATCGTTCCCGGCAGTTCCTCGCCCGCACGCTCCGCGGGCCGCTCCGATGCCGAACAGGCCCAGATCATGGGTGCCTTCCAGCGGGGCACGCAGTCCGGCAGGGCCGCGCGGCCCGGGGCCGGAGACCAGACGAGCAGCACACCTGGTGCAAGCAGCGAAGGACATGAGGTCTCGTGAACGACGATCTGTCATGGATGCTCGACAGCGCCCTGGAGATTCCCGGGGCCCTGCACGCGGTCCTGATCTCCGCCGACGGCCTGCTGATGGCCCGCACGAAGGACATCGGCAAGGACGACGCAGACCGGGTCGCCGCGGGGATGAGCGGTGTGCAGTCGCTCAGCCGCGCGCTCGGGTTCTTCTGCGGTGACCCCAACCATGGGTGGCGGCAGACCCTGGTCGAGTTCGACGGCGGCTGGGTCTTCCTGATCTCCGCCGGCGAGGGCGCCTACCTCGGTGTGTCCGCCTCCCCCGACGTCGACATGGCCGACATCACGTTCCGTATGCAGCAGCTGGTCGCGCAGCTCGGCAAGGAGCTCACGACACCGCCGCGCGAAAACCTCGGCGCGCGCTCATGACGCGGCACGACGGC is from Streptomyces cadmiisoli and encodes:
- a CDS encoding ATP-binding protein; translation: MTEYTGNPLLWALLVALIAAVALIARQRRASRALRQEVQDLKSHYTELETDYGKSVQAAQERAEEETKTVLKSAMRTLQGLAAEQQLVLSRLQSKYGDSAMLQDLLEIDHTNSQFGRRAQSIAVLCDGWLGGRRDTASVFDVVRSAQGRIRHFRRVEILSQVDFGITSRAVEPVALALAELLDNATSYSSPDTVVEINIRTVPKGLCVIVDDAGVGMSNEERVRAEKLLSSERATGVAGLGNPPQFGFAVIGLLSERFGFEASVDSSSPYGGVRAVVLLPHDLLTAMPEKKAPAAAPAARTDGGPEAALTAPASDDGLPRRRRKRPMAIVPGSSSPARSAGRSDAEQAQIMGAFQRGTQSGRAARPGAGDQTSSTPGASSEGHEVS
- a CDS encoding RICIN domain-containing protein; protein product: MARSVRRGGIAAVLVSLFVLLVPSAAQAADPPIRYTGWITNAAIYEMRASYSWQCMDVRGESQSPGAIVQRYDCKGKLHQRFYFQPSGTPGLFMIGVYGRYCVGAQNAAVADGTPMVIGHCQGPGQLFRWVDRGNDHWEIVEAASGKCLMDAGRREAIRLGTCGNIAEPYPSLWTPRYDRQYNYTSVWG
- a CDS encoding response regulator transcription factor, with product MIRVAVVDDDRMLLDGLRAWLDGVPEVRLAATAGTVDDLLAGAGSAEVGGPVPYDVVLLDLVLGDGSQPPDNIGRLRAAGPRVLVISAVADRRRIVAAIAAGADGYLTKDHDLPTLVKAVEEVAGGGTAHSAELAFAWAHDDGPVRPSLSPKERQVLLEYASGLTLKATARRAGVSPHTAKYYLDRVKEKYQQAGRPTYTKIDLAARVREDGWAED
- a CDS encoding sensor histidine kinase, yielding MSVGSGLHRAHAFMVLATGLYRASHLVVGVLAVVQHQRASVLSWLALAAALGSSVAVFAPARSRRRFGVRAALVDVGLVGCALPFVVYAGGADRAPGLSWVMLLGGSASAVCAVAFVRTPAVAGAVAALVATHTAGYWLAGADVAVIASHLNALVSSAVLSRVFWWYLRRQGGLLDAATEQALAAEAERARYAERIAHHRALHDTVLATLTAIASGRADADAPSVRERCGREAAYLRRLVQQHAREDVAPGTAAAVERAVRAAEGLGLRVTAQYGRLREMPPHAAAALGSAVTEALNNVLRHSGTDHAYVTVTGDGEGVEVTVVDRGSGFDPRAVREGLGLRSSVGARMREAGGAAEVDSAPGEGTRIALRWPA
- a CDS encoding roadblock/LC7 domain-containing protein, yielding MNDDLSWMLDSALEIPGALHAVLISADGLLMARTKDIGKDDADRVAAGMSGVQSLSRALGFFCGDPNHGWRQTLVEFDGGWVFLISAGEGAYLGVSASPDVDMADITFRMQQLVAQLGKELTTPPRENLGARS
- a CDS encoding TM2 domain-containing protein produces the protein MSHRSEAPYGYDPQGRPFSDKSKIIAGILQILLGPLGVGRFYVGSVGIGVAQLLTCGGLGIWSLIDGILYLTGNDRTDKQGRVLRS
- a CDS encoding DUF2752 domain-containing protein → MTEGTGPARPGRRLLRHPALAPAAVVVAGAVGAVHLWGTDPHEPGGLLPKCPFRLVTGLLCPACGGTRMAYDLMHGDLAHAWLDNRALLLAAPLALALWGRWTVEGLRGRSWSPRIARRGQALILLTAVVWTAVRNAV
- a CDS encoding TM2 domain-containing protein, with protein sequence MSEQPPQSPGNSHPQFGAAGRYGSFGPPPGGCPPPGPAPFPPGAHQPPPVAYPVDPDAPYGYDRFGRPCSDKMKLIAGLLQILVPFGVGRFYVGSWGVGIAQLLTCGGLGIWSLIDGILYLTSDERTDARGRVLRD